In one window of Temnothorax longispinosus isolate EJ_2023e chromosome 11, Tlon_JGU_v1, whole genome shotgun sequence DNA:
- the LOC139821965 gene encoding uncharacterized protein isoform X2, translating into MLQSSKQEKMPGYRQPNSLEGLSLGRVCQQIGEMCQRLHVLSQQSSTAQVLAFAKETIRPYYISGLPIHLRSQVIKKTLEELSSKPVDSLTLISALAATYVLAVLLNNDIKRLKIKLCCYYGCSHQTSLLKLLALEGRGLELLNLTRSTLLSLDCELLYSVLFNMKNLLNLTLQNIANDAVLGIIGKSCPRLVILDISCSKQVTNAGLKQLLFEMELQDEECSISRQKYTSWSRLKSLFSIWKIKSSRSKKRFYSEKVFPFMGYESRNLLCDTLRVLNVTDTSVTSLGVLLVLMQIPQLESLAGYNHMEHVAEITHQLIDVKLPFNLTEARSCKTTPVNIQLLAQVFPKVKKLHIYEPYHSPDTLCLFPYITSLSVHDVLPENEWLNGFYNYFRTNGQILRELNIQMIESEDPLQVDVKKILSNCPNLQILIKNGSNIIWTKGHDPQPFKYLKKIQLGCTVKALVVTKILLLAPELMSLHIQNSYDLTNQHLKELVKPSIKYRNRKSDECNDNNLQNLRCFYISKARQVSATGALNILHSYKRLRWFGNLANWDDDDIEILVKSKKRENMNVDFCSDAHWYWSNCVHIQ; encoded by the coding sequence CAAACAAGAGAAGATGCCTGGCTACCGGCAGCCTAATTCCTTAGAAGGTCTTAGTTTGGGACGCGTGTGCCAGCAAATCGGCGAGATGTGCCAACGCTTGCATGTGCTCTCGCAACAATCTTCCACAGCGCAGGTGCTAGCCTTTGCAAAAGAGACGATCAGACCGTACTATATAAGTGGACTGCCGATTCATTTGCGCTCCCAGGTTATCAAAAAGACTTTAGAAGAACTGAGCAGCAAACCAGTTGACAGTTTGACACTCATTTCCGCACTTGCAGCGACATATGTATTGGCTGTTCTTCtcaataatgatataaaacgGCTGAAGATCAAACTCTGTTGTTATTATGGATGTAGCCACCAAACATCTCTTTTAAAGTTACTCGCTTTGGAAGGACGTGGACTCGAATTGTTAAACCTGACCCGTTCCACCTTGTTAAGCTTAGATTGCGAATTACTGTATTCGGTGCTATTCAATATGAAGAACTTGTTGAATCTGACACTTCAAAATATAGCCAATGATGCCGTGCTCGGAATCATAGGCAAAAGTTGTCCGAGACTCGTAATCTTGGACATATCTTGCTCTAAACAAGTGACAAACGCAGGATTGAAGCAGCTACTGTTTGAAATGGAATTACAGGATGAGGAATGCTCCATTTCGCGTCAAAAGTACACTAGTTGGTCGCGACTCAAAAGTTTGTTTAGCATATGGAAAATAAAGAGCTCTAGATCGAAAAAGAGATTTTACTCGGAAAAAGTGTTTCCATTTATGGGATATGAAAGTAGAAACCTATTATGTGACACACTAAGAGTACTGAATGTCACTGATACCTCTGTTACTAGTTTGGGCGTGTTACTCGTTCTGATGCAAATTCCACAGCTTGAATCTTTAGCGGGATATAACCACATGGAACACGTGGCAGAGATAACGCATCAGCTCATCGATGTAAAACTTCCGTTCAATTTAACTGAAGCAAGGAGTTGTAAAACAACGCCTGTTAACATACAACTTTTAGCACAAGTGTTTCCAAAAGTTAAGAAATTACACATTTATGAACCATACCATTCTCCCGACACACTATGCCTCTTTCCTTATATTACCTCATTAAGCGTACATGACGTATTGCCGGAGAACGAATGGTTAAATggtttttacaattattttcgaacAAATGGTCAAATCTTACGTGAACTTAATATTCAAATGATAGAAAGTGAAGATCCTTTGCAGGtggatgtaaaaaaaattttgagcaATTGTCCTAATCTCCAAATACTCATTAAGAATggatcaaatataatttggaCAAAGGGACATGATCCTCagccttttaaatatttaaagaaaatccaACTCGGATGTACAGTGAAGGCATTAGTGGttacaaaaatacttttgcTGGCTCCTGAGTTAATGTCACTGCACATTCAAAATAGCTACGATTTGACGAATCAGCATCTAAAAGAGTTAGTAAAACCATCTATCAAATACAGGAATCGAAAATCAGATGAATGCAACGAcaacaatttacaaaatttaagatgtttttatatttctaaggCAAGACAAGTATCAGCGACCGGTGCACTAAACATACTCCACAGTTACAAACGGTTAAGGTGGTTTGGAAATTTGGCTAACTGGGATGATGATGATATCGAAATACTagtaaaaagcaaaaaacgTGAAAACATGAATGTAGATTTTTGCTCCGATGCGCATTGGTACTGGAGTAATTGCGTTCATATCCAATAA
- the LOC139821965 gene encoding uncharacterized protein isoform X1 — MLRVSNTSKQEKMPGYRQPNSLEGLSLGRVCQQIGEMCQRLHVLSQQSSTAQVLAFAKETIRPYYISGLPIHLRSQVIKKTLEELSSKPVDSLTLISALAATYVLAVLLNNDIKRLKIKLCCYYGCSHQTSLLKLLALEGRGLELLNLTRSTLLSLDCELLYSVLFNMKNLLNLTLQNIANDAVLGIIGKSCPRLVILDISCSKQVTNAGLKQLLFEMELQDEECSISRQKYTSWSRLKSLFSIWKIKSSRSKKRFYSEKVFPFMGYESRNLLCDTLRVLNVTDTSVTSLGVLLVLMQIPQLESLAGYNHMEHVAEITHQLIDVKLPFNLTEARSCKTTPVNIQLLAQVFPKVKKLHIYEPYHSPDTLCLFPYITSLSVHDVLPENEWLNGFYNYFRTNGQILRELNIQMIESEDPLQVDVKKILSNCPNLQILIKNGSNIIWTKGHDPQPFKYLKKIQLGCTVKALVVTKILLLAPELMSLHIQNSYDLTNQHLKELVKPSIKYRNRKSDECNDNNLQNLRCFYISKARQVSATGALNILHSYKRLRWFGNLANWDDDDIEILVKSKKRENMNVDFCSDAHWYWSNCVHIQ; from the coding sequence CAAACAAGAGAAGATGCCTGGCTACCGGCAGCCTAATTCCTTAGAAGGTCTTAGTTTGGGACGCGTGTGCCAGCAAATCGGCGAGATGTGCCAACGCTTGCATGTGCTCTCGCAACAATCTTCCACAGCGCAGGTGCTAGCCTTTGCAAAAGAGACGATCAGACCGTACTATATAAGTGGACTGCCGATTCATTTGCGCTCCCAGGTTATCAAAAAGACTTTAGAAGAACTGAGCAGCAAACCAGTTGACAGTTTGACACTCATTTCCGCACTTGCAGCGACATATGTATTGGCTGTTCTTCtcaataatgatataaaacgGCTGAAGATCAAACTCTGTTGTTATTATGGATGTAGCCACCAAACATCTCTTTTAAAGTTACTCGCTTTGGAAGGACGTGGACTCGAATTGTTAAACCTGACCCGTTCCACCTTGTTAAGCTTAGATTGCGAATTACTGTATTCGGTGCTATTCAATATGAAGAACTTGTTGAATCTGACACTTCAAAATATAGCCAATGATGCCGTGCTCGGAATCATAGGCAAAAGTTGTCCGAGACTCGTAATCTTGGACATATCTTGCTCTAAACAAGTGACAAACGCAGGATTGAAGCAGCTACTGTTTGAAATGGAATTACAGGATGAGGAATGCTCCATTTCGCGTCAAAAGTACACTAGTTGGTCGCGACTCAAAAGTTTGTTTAGCATATGGAAAATAAAGAGCTCTAGATCGAAAAAGAGATTTTACTCGGAAAAAGTGTTTCCATTTATGGGATATGAAAGTAGAAACCTATTATGTGACACACTAAGAGTACTGAATGTCACTGATACCTCTGTTACTAGTTTGGGCGTGTTACTCGTTCTGATGCAAATTCCACAGCTTGAATCTTTAGCGGGATATAACCACATGGAACACGTGGCAGAGATAACGCATCAGCTCATCGATGTAAAACTTCCGTTCAATTTAACTGAAGCAAGGAGTTGTAAAACAACGCCTGTTAACATACAACTTTTAGCACAAGTGTTTCCAAAAGTTAAGAAATTACACATTTATGAACCATACCATTCTCCCGACACACTATGCCTCTTTCCTTATATTACCTCATTAAGCGTACATGACGTATTGCCGGAGAACGAATGGTTAAATggtttttacaattattttcgaacAAATGGTCAAATCTTACGTGAACTTAATATTCAAATGATAGAAAGTGAAGATCCTTTGCAGGtggatgtaaaaaaaattttgagcaATTGTCCTAATCTCCAAATACTCATTAAGAATggatcaaatataatttggaCAAAGGGACATGATCCTCagccttttaaatatttaaagaaaatccaACTCGGATGTACAGTGAAGGCATTAGTGGttacaaaaatacttttgcTGGCTCCTGAGTTAATGTCACTGCACATTCAAAATAGCTACGATTTGACGAATCAGCATCTAAAAGAGTTAGTAAAACCATCTATCAAATACAGGAATCGAAAATCAGATGAATGCAACGAcaacaatttacaaaatttaagatgtttttatatttctaaggCAAGACAAGTATCAGCGACCGGTGCACTAAACATACTCCACAGTTACAAACGGTTAAGGTGGTTTGGAAATTTGGCTAACTGGGATGATGATGATATCGAAATACTagtaaaaagcaaaaaacgTGAAAACATGAATGTAGATTTTTGCTCCGATGCGCATTGGTACTGGAGTAATTGCGTTCATATCCAATAA